In the genome of Thermoanaerobaculia bacterium, the window GCGGCTCGAACTGGGCCCGGAGGGCCCGCTCGATCCCTTCGCCGGTCTTGTACCCCGGCCAGAGGCGATTGCGAAACGACTCGATGACGTGATCGGTCGCCACTCCGACGTGCGTCGCCCCCTTCTCGATCAGCTCGAGGACGGTGTTCGCGGCGCCGGCGACGGCCCCGAGCGGGCGGTCTTCGCCTTTGGTGAAGCGCCGGAGCCCGTAGAAATGCCGGAACAGCTCGTACGTTCCGTCGATGAGATGGACGATCACGGAAGCAGGGTCGCCGAGAAGGTCAGCCCCGGTCCCGCCAAGGCCCGCGGTGGACCCCCGGCGCGTCGTCCTCGTATTCGCGGGGAAAGCGCGCGACGAAACGCATGCCCAGGAAGATGAGCACCGTCAGGAACGCGACCGTGAAGGCGAGTGTCCGGCCCTGCCAGAGCTCGACGAACCAGTCGCGGAATTCGGCCGCCAGGATGTTCGCCTTGCCGCCATAGAGCTCGAGGTCGTGGAGGTACATCTTGTTCTGCATCGGGTCGTAGCCGTTCGGGTTGTCGGCGTCGGGGCCGGCGACGACGTAGATCACGATCGCCGCGGCGAACCCGATCGCGAGGATCGCCCGGCGGATTCGTTGCAGGCGACGGGAGTCGGCCATCGGCAGGAAGGGTATCGCAGCGTGGCTCCGGTCCGTGACGCAAGGTCAATGAGGCGCGGTCAGAGCCGAGCGAGACGCGCACCCACAGGCCGACGGCCCCGAACGCGTACCGGGAGCGTATGTCGCAGGGCGGCGCGGCCGGCACGCGCCCGTATTCGCTCGATGCATCGCCGCGCCTGCCGGGCTACTGTGCGGTGTAGGCGCCGTCGATCAGATACCCCGCGCCGGTCATGAACCCCGCCTCGTCGGAAGCCAGGAACGTCACGAGCGCCGCGACTTCCTCCGGCTCGCCGATCCGGCCGATCGGGTGCAGCGGCAGCACGGCGGCCTCCAGTTCCGCGGCGACGAGCGGCGTATGAACGAAGGCCGGCTGAACCGCGACGACGCGGATTCCGAACGGGGCGAGCTCGAGAGCGGCGGCCTTCGTCAACCCCTGGATCCCGTGCTTGGCCGCGACGTACGCCGGCGCGCCCTTGAAGCCGACGCTCCCCAGAATCGAGGACACGTTCACGATCACGCCGCCGCGGCCGCTCGCTTTCATGACGCGCGCCGCATGCTTGATCCCGTAGAAGACCGACGACAGGTTCGTGTCGATCACCCGCTGCCAGTCGGCCGCGCTCTTTTCCTCGATCGGGACCGCCCGCTCTCCGATGCCCGCGTTGTTGACGAGGACGTCGAGGCGCCCGAGCCGGGAGAGCGCGCCGTCGATCATTTCCCGCATCGAGTCCTCGCGGGAGACGTCGGCGGTCGCGGAGACGGCCGAGGCGCCGATCTCCTCCGCGACGGCCCGCGCCGCATCCTCGCGGCGGTCGGCGACGACGACCGAGGCCCCCTCCGCGGCGAACCGCCGGGCGATCGCGGCGCCGATGCCGCTGCCTCCTCCCGTGACGACGGTGTTTCTTCCGTCGAGCTTTCCCATGCGGCCTCCATCCTCCGGCGGCGGCCGGTTCGAGTCAACGGGGAGCGGGTGCCTTGACGACGGGGAAGGGCGCTGCCAGAATGATAATAATGATTACTATCTCAACATGAGCGCGGCTCTTCGCGAACCCAAGCAGGCCCGGAGCGTCGAAACCTGCAACCGTCTCCTCGATGCGGCCGAAGCGATCATGGAGGAGAAGAGCTTCGACGACGCGACGATCGAGGACATCGTGAGCCGGGCCGGGCTGACGACGGGGGCTTTCTACGCCCGGTTTCGAAACAAGGAGGCCCTGTTCCGTCACCTGGAGGATCGCATGACGTCGGAGTTCATCGCGATCTTCTCGGAGGTGACGGCCGGGACCGGAACCGCGGTCCGCGGCGGCGAGCTCCTGCGGCGGATCATCGCCGTCTGGGCGAGCGAGTACGTTCGGCGCCGCCCGGTGGCGCGCGCTCTCGTCCTGCGGTCGCATACCGACGTCCCGATCCATCGTCGGCTGCAGAACCTGAACCGCCTGAACCACGCGCGAACGATTCGCGGTCTGACCCGGGACAATGCGATCCGCCATCCGAACCGGGCGGTCGCGGTCGATTTCGCGATGCTCGCGGCGCGCTCGGTGTTGCGGGAGGCGATCCTCTTCCGCGAGGTCTGGCCGGGCCGTCCGCCCCTCTCGGTGGATGCGCTCGTGCGTGAGCTCACCCGGATGACGCTCGCCTACCTCGGAATCGACGCCGATTCCGACGGCGAAGCGGCCGACGGCGAATGAGCGGCGGCGAACTCGCCGGCGGCGGAGCGGCCTCTCCGGAGGAGATCGCCGGAGCGCTGTACGCGTGCATCTCGGGGCCGGCGGGGGCCGCGCGCGACTGGGCCCGGTTCCGGAAGCTCTTCGCCCCCGAGGCACGCCTCATGCCGCTCGCCGCGGGAGAGGACGGGTCAACGAGGCCCGAGGTCTTCGACGTGGAGGCGTACGTCGGCTCGAGAAGCCGGCTGCTCGCCTCGGTCTCGTTCTGGGAGATCGAAACCGACCGCCGGGTCTTCGTATGGGGCGACGCCGCCCACGTATTGTCGTTCTACGAGTCGCGGCGGACGCCGGACGGTCCACCCTTCATGGCGGGGGTCAACAGCATTCAGCTTTACCGATCGGAAGGCCGCTGGCGGGTCGTCTCGATGCTGTGGGACAACGGTCCCGACGCGCGGGCCCGAATCGGAGAAAGCGAAGAGATCTGAGATCGTCCGCCGAACAGATCCGCCTTTACGGCCGCTCCTGCCCCCCACGAACCCTCGCCTGCCCCAAAAAAAAGGCGCCCCGGAGGACCGGGGCGCTGGGAAGGAGTTGGTTGGTTGGTTGGGTTAGACGCTCTTGCCGGACAGCGACTTTCCGGACAGGGACTTTCCGGAGAGCGACTTGCCCGAGAGGCTCTTGCCCGAAAGCGACTTCCCGGAGAGCGACTTGCCAGACAGGCTCTTGCCCGAGAGCGACTTCCCGGAGAGGGACTTGCCCGAGAGGCTCTTGCCCGAGAGCGACTTGCCGGACAGGCTCTTGCCCGAGAGCGACTTGCCCGAGAGGGATTTGCCCGAGAGCGACTTGCCGGAGAGGCTCTTGCCCGAGAGCGACTTGCCCGAGAGGCTCTTACCCGAGAGCGACTTCCCGGAGAGCGACTTGCCCGAAAGGGACTTGCCGGAGAGGCTCTTGCCCGAGAGCGACTTGCCCGAGAATTCCTCGGGGGAGGGCGCCGTCACCGCCGGGTTGTTGCCGAGGCTGCCGACCCGGATCTCGCCCATCTCTTTGCCCGTGCCTTCTTTGATC includes:
- a CDS encoding flap endonuclease gives rise to the protein MIVHLIDGTYELFRHFYGLRRFTKGEDRPLGAVAGAANTVLELIEKGATHVGVATDHVIESFRNRLWPGYKTGEGIERALRAQFEP
- a CDS encoding glucose 1-dehydrogenase, translating into MGKLDGRNTVVTGGGSGIGAAIARRFAAEGASVVVADRREDAARAVAEEIGASAVSATADVSREDSMREMIDGALSRLGRLDVLVNNAGIGERAVPIEEKSAADWQRVIDTNLSSVFYGIKHAARVMKASGRGGVIVNVSSILGSVGFKGAPAYVAAKHGIQGLTKAAALELAPFGIRVVAVQPAFVHTPLVAAELEAAVLPLHPIGRIGEPEEVAALVTFLASDEAGFMTGAGYLIDGAYTAQ
- a CDS encoding TetR/AcrR family transcriptional regulator, encoding MSAALREPKQARSVETCNRLLDAAEAIMEEKSFDDATIEDIVSRAGLTTGAFYARFRNKEALFRHLEDRMTSEFIAIFSEVTAGTGTAVRGGELLRRIIAVWASEYVRRRPVARALVLRSHTDVPIHRRLQNLNRLNHARTIRGLTRDNAIRHPNRAVAVDFAMLAARSVLREAILFREVWPGRPPLSVDALVRELTRMTLAYLGIDADSDGEAADGE
- a CDS encoding pentapeptide repeat-containing protein, translating into MSNEVRIKLTDEQKAKIKEGTGKEMGEIRVGSLGNNPAVTAPSPEEFSGKSLSGKSLSGKSLSGKSLSGKSLSGKSLSGKSLSGKSLSGKSLSGKSLSGKSLSGKSLSGKSLSGKSLSGKSLSGKSLSGKSLSGKSLSGKSLSGKSLSGKSLSGKSLSGKSLSGKSV